In Ruania zhangjianzhongii, the following proteins share a genomic window:
- a CDS encoding sugar ABC transporter ATP-binding protein: MTEPLLSLEGVSKGFPGVQALDDMHLHVNRGEVLALVGENGAGKSTLMKLLSGIYTPDSGTFQLDGQEYTPSGPKHAEELGIGIIHQEFHLMPDLTVAQNIYIGREPKRAGVFTDDRELNRMTSELLTRLGLDLDPRTTVGSLTVAKQQMVEIAKALSDDATKVLIMDEPTAALNNAEVATLHDLIRRFVTPDTAVIYISHRMDELRAIADRITVIRDGKYIDTVTTAETTMAEVISLMVGREIDTSVGPQNVQDGREVVLTVQNLSTKDFLHEVSFELRQGEILGFAGLMGAGRTEVARAIVGADPITSGTITLHGKPVRIPHPARANDYGIGYLSEDRKRYGLLLNLSVADNIALSALREKFTSAGFVRSTAIAQAARERVQSLGIRTPSVRQVVSNLSGGNQQKVVIAKWLTKDCDILIFDEPTRGIDVGAKDEIYTLLNQLAAAGKSIIMISSELPEVLRMAHRVVVMSEGRITGELDHGHTTQENVMELATLRPDSAPTVISEAGHE; this comes from the coding sequence ATGACGGAGCCGCTGCTGTCGCTCGAGGGCGTGTCCAAAGGGTTCCCCGGAGTGCAGGCGCTGGATGACATGCACCTGCACGTCAACCGTGGCGAGGTTCTTGCCTTGGTCGGGGAGAACGGGGCCGGCAAGTCCACCCTGATGAAGCTGCTCTCCGGCATCTATACCCCGGACTCGGGAACCTTTCAGCTGGACGGGCAGGAGTACACCCCCTCGGGTCCCAAGCATGCCGAAGAGCTGGGCATCGGCATCATCCACCAGGAATTCCACCTGATGCCCGATCTCACCGTCGCCCAGAACATCTACATCGGCCGCGAACCGAAACGTGCGGGCGTGTTCACCGACGACCGCGAGCTGAACCGGATGACCAGCGAGCTGCTCACTCGGCTCGGTCTCGATCTGGATCCGCGCACCACCGTCGGCTCCCTCACGGTGGCCAAGCAGCAGATGGTCGAGATCGCCAAGGCGCTCAGTGACGACGCCACCAAGGTGCTGATCATGGACGAGCCCACCGCGGCGCTGAACAACGCCGAGGTCGCCACGCTGCACGACCTCATCCGGCGGTTCGTCACCCCGGACACGGCCGTCATCTATATCTCCCACCGGATGGATGAGCTGCGCGCCATCGCCGACCGGATCACCGTGATCCGGGACGGCAAGTACATCGACACTGTCACCACCGCCGAGACCACGATGGCGGAGGTCATCTCGCTCATGGTCGGCCGGGAGATCGACACCAGCGTCGGCCCGCAGAACGTGCAGGACGGGCGCGAGGTCGTTCTCACCGTGCAGAACCTGTCCACCAAGGACTTTCTCCACGAGGTCTCCTTCGAGCTCCGCCAAGGTGAGATTCTCGGCTTCGCCGGGCTGATGGGAGCCGGACGCACCGAGGTCGCCCGCGCGATCGTCGGTGCTGACCCGATCACCAGCGGCACGATCACGTTGCACGGCAAGCCGGTCCGGATCCCGCACCCGGCCCGGGCGAACGACTACGGCATCGGCTACCTGTCCGAGGACCGGAAACGCTACGGCCTGCTGCTGAACCTGAGCGTCGCGGACAACATCGCCCTCTCCGCACTGCGGGAGAAATTCACCTCAGCGGGTTTTGTGCGCTCCACCGCGATCGCTCAGGCGGCCCGCGAGCGGGTGCAGTCCCTGGGCATCCGCACCCCGTCCGTCCGGCAGGTGGTCAGCAACCTCTCCGGGGGGAACCAGCAGAAGGTGGTCATCGCCAAATGGCTGACCAAGGACTGCGACATCCTCATCTTCGACGAGCCCACCCGCGGTATCGACGTCGGCGCCAAGGACGAGATCTACACCTTGTTGAACCAGCTCGCCGCGGCCGGCAAGTCGATCATCATGATCTCCTCCGAGCTGCCCGAAGTGCTCCGGATGGCCCACCGCGTGGTGGTGATGAGCGAAGGCCGGATCACCGGCGAGCTGGACCACGGCCACACCACCCAGGAGAACGTGATGGAGCTCGCCACGCTCCGCCCCGACTCCGCTCCCACTGTGATCAGCGAAGCAGGACACGAATGA
- a CDS encoding ABC transporter permease codes for MSTPTTAPDQTTPAQGLTRHLRAGLQQLLAFAGLIVIMIVFSFASPVFFTFGNIVGNMLFSTVVIGTLALGTTFVIITAGIDLSIGTGMALCAVMAGNFITTMGLPWQLGVVLAIAFGGVVGLVNGILVAVAKLPPFIATLAMMMVAEGLALVLSNSAPIYIDGESAGGFMNLSTGSLIPKVPNAVLVFIVVAVIAGIVLNRTILGRYTYALGSNEEATAISGVNVTKWKLIIYSFAGLFTGLAGVLIAARLGSAQPAIGMGYELQAIAAVVIGGTSLMGGRGSIVGTVIGALIISVINNGLQLMSVPQEWQNVILGAVIVVSVLIDTVRKRAATTT; via the coding sequence ATGAGTACACCGACCACCGCTCCGGACCAGACCACCCCGGCACAGGGACTGACCAGGCACCTGCGGGCCGGGCTGCAGCAGCTGCTCGCCTTCGCCGGCCTCATCGTCATCATGATCGTGTTCTCCTTTGCCTCCCCGGTGTTCTTCACCTTCGGCAACATCGTCGGGAACATGCTCTTCTCCACTGTGGTGATCGGCACGCTCGCCCTGGGCACCACCTTCGTGATCATCACCGCCGGCATCGACCTGTCCATCGGTACCGGGATGGCACTGTGCGCCGTGATGGCCGGCAACTTCATCACTACCATGGGCTTGCCCTGGCAGCTCGGCGTCGTGCTCGCGATCGCGTTCGGCGGAGTGGTCGGACTGGTCAACGGGATCCTGGTGGCGGTGGCAAAGCTGCCACCGTTCATCGCCACTCTGGCGATGATGATGGTGGCCGAAGGACTCGCCCTCGTGCTGTCGAACAGCGCCCCGATCTACATCGACGGCGAGAGCGCCGGCGGGTTCATGAACCTGTCCACCGGAAGCCTCATCCCCAAGGTGCCGAACGCCGTCCTGGTGTTCATCGTGGTGGCGGTGATCGCGGGCATCGTGCTGAACCGCACCATCCTCGGTCGCTACACCTACGCCCTCGGTTCGAACGAGGAGGCCACGGCGATCTCCGGAGTGAACGTGACCAAGTGGAAGCTGATCATCTACTCCTTCGCCGGGCTGTTCACCGGACTCGCGGGTGTGCTGATCGCCGCGCGGCTGGGCTCGGCGCAGCCGGCGATCGGGATGGGGTACGAACTGCAGGCCATTGCCGCCGTCGTCATCGGGGGGACCTCGCTGATGGGTGGGCGAGGTTCGATCGTCGGCACCGTGATCGGCGCGCTGATCATCTCGGTGATCAACAACGGGCTGCAGCTGATGTCGGTACCCCAGGAGTGGCAGAACGTGATTCTCGGTGCCGTGATCGTCGTCTCGGTCTTGATCGACACGGTGCGTAAGCGCGCCGCCACTACGACCTAA
- a CDS encoding ABC transporter substrate-binding protein encodes MRRRTLLIGTAAGAVTVGLVGCSEDGEAGGDGGGDGELPYIAIVSKGFQHQFWQAVKTGAEQGAEGKATITFEGPATETDVEEQINMLQTAIAKSPDAIAFAALDSRAAEGLLQQAQSQDIPVIAFDSGVDSDIPLTTVSTDNKAAAAAAAEHMAELIGNEGTVAMVVHDQTSGSGQQRRDGFIEWMEENAPDIELLEPQYGDGDQNTSANITKSILTSNPDLAGIYGSNEGSAIGVIKGVQESGMEGEVVIVGFDSGQAQIDAIESGVMAGAITQNPVGMGEQLIEAALKAINGEELEEAIDTGFFWYDADNIDDPEIQEAIYE; translated from the coding sequence ATGCGCAGACGGACACTGTTGATCGGCACCGCTGCCGGCGCCGTCACCGTGGGCCTGGTCGGCTGTTCGGAGGACGGCGAGGCCGGAGGCGACGGTGGTGGCGACGGCGAGCTGCCCTACATCGCGATCGTCTCCAAGGGCTTCCAGCACCAGTTCTGGCAGGCGGTGAAGACCGGCGCCGAGCAGGGCGCTGAAGGCAAGGCCACGATCACGTTCGAAGGGCCCGCCACGGAGACCGACGTCGAGGAGCAGATCAACATGCTCCAGACAGCGATCGCCAAGAGCCCCGATGCGATCGCGTTCGCGGCACTGGACTCCCGAGCGGCCGAGGGGCTGCTCCAGCAGGCGCAGAGCCAGGACATCCCGGTGATCGCCTTCGACTCCGGGGTGGACTCGGACATCCCGCTGACCACCGTCTCTACGGACAACAAGGCCGCTGCGGCTGCGGCGGCCGAGCACATGGCCGAGCTGATCGGCAACGAGGGCACGGTGGCCATGGTGGTCCACGACCAGACCTCGGGTTCGGGTCAGCAACGCCGGGACGGCTTTATCGAGTGGATGGAAGAGAACGCCCCGGACATCGAGCTGCTGGAGCCCCAGTACGGCGATGGCGACCAGAACACCTCGGCGAACATCACCAAGTCCATCCTCACCTCCAACCCGGATCTGGCCGGTATCTACGGCTCGAACGAGGGGTCGGCGATCGGTGTGATCAAGGGCGTCCAGGAGTCCGGGATGGAAGGCGAGGTCGTGATCGTCGGCTTCGACTCCGGCCAGGCGCAGATCGACGCGATCGAGTCCGGGGTGATGGCCGGTGCGATCACCCAGAACCCGGTCGGGATGGGCGAGCAGCTCATCGAGGCCGCGCTGAAGGCCATCAACGGTGAGGAGCTGGAGGAAGCGATCGATACCGGCTTCTTCTGGTACGACGCGGACAACATCGACGACCCGGAGATCCAGGAGGCGATCTACGAGTGA
- a CDS encoding MmcQ/YjbR family DNA-binding protein produces MNGRKLQDVAREVAEELPASTMGHPFGPEYEVFKVSGKVFMLLTEVPGEPVVVLKADPEDSEALRQQHSDITPGYHMNKRHWITLAPGQTVDPGLVRELVTESYRLVVAGLPRADQPVDPERFGIAEEDG; encoded by the coding sequence GTGAACGGGCGGAAACTGCAGGACGTGGCCCGCGAGGTGGCCGAGGAGTTGCCGGCGTCGACGATGGGCCATCCCTTTGGGCCCGAGTACGAGGTCTTCAAGGTCAGCGGCAAGGTCTTCATGCTGCTGACTGAGGTCCCTGGCGAGCCCGTCGTGGTGCTGAAGGCTGACCCGGAGGACTCCGAGGCGCTGCGCCAGCAGCACAGCGACATCACGCCGGGCTATCACATGAACAAGAGGCACTGGATCACGCTCGCACCGGGACAGACCGTGGACCCGGGCCTGGTCCGGGAGCTGGTGACGGAGTCGTACCGGCTCGTCGTGGCCGGACTTCCCCGGGCTGACCAGCCCGTCGATCCCGAGCGTTTCGGCATCGCGGAGGAGGACGGATGA
- a CDS encoding MmcQ/YjbR family DNA-binding protein — translation MSRSGEHVQQIARRTAGSLPGVSNGRPFTESLDVYKVADKVFMIVTDDPDELIITVKAEPDRGNALRREYPTITRGRYLDKEHWVSVGSDNRISEQLIKDLVEGSYELVRDSLPERDQPDGT, via the coding sequence ATGAGCCGCTCTGGTGAGCACGTCCAGCAGATCGCCCGCCGCACGGCCGGCTCCCTGCCCGGGGTGTCGAACGGACGACCTTTCACCGAATCTCTGGACGTGTACAAGGTTGCGGACAAGGTCTTCATGATCGTCACCGATGACCCGGACGAACTGATCATCACGGTCAAGGCCGAACCCGACCGCGGCAACGCCCTCCGCCGGGAGTATCCGACCATCACCCGCGGACGCTATCTGGACAAGGAACACTGGGTGAGTGTCGGCAGCGACAATCGGATCAGCGAGCAGCTGATCAAGGACCTGGTGGAAGGGTCCTACGAGCTCGTTCGCGACTCGCTGCCGGAGAGAGATCAACCCGACGGCACCTGA
- a CDS encoding guanine deaminase → MTTIIYRARVLDVPTSPFTGGELRADEDVALTVTDGTITARGPLADARAQAPDAEVIDLRSGILLPGFVDTHVHYPQVRAIGGLGMPLLDWLDQCALPEEEHMADAAYAGQVAEEFLTGLKRAGTTSALVFGAHQASAMDLFFAAADRSQLRITAGLVVGDRLLKDALHTTPATAVAQAQHLIESWHGHGRLRYAVTPRFSLSATDELLDACAQTFASRDDLYFTSHINENPAEVATVAELFPQAAHYLDTYDRHGLLGARSILAHDVHPTAPELTRMAETGTTVSHCPSSNASLGSGLFPMRAHLDAGVHLALGSDVGGGTGFSLMKEGLLAYFAQQNRADGVPLAPEHLLHLATAAGAQALGLDQVGHLSVGMAFDGVLVRPQDGSTFEVVLRHADSSSDALAKVFSLGTPADVAGVWVSGEQVH, encoded by the coding sequence GTGACCACCATCATCTACCGGGCGCGGGTGCTCGATGTGCCCACCAGCCCGTTCACCGGCGGCGAGCTCCGCGCCGACGAGGACGTCGCCCTCACCGTCACCGACGGCACGATCACCGCCCGCGGGCCGCTGGCCGACGCCCGCGCCCAGGCACCCGACGCCGAGGTCATCGACCTCCGCAGCGGCATCCTGCTGCCCGGGTTCGTGGACACCCACGTGCACTACCCGCAGGTCCGCGCGATCGGCGGGCTCGGAATGCCGCTGCTGGACTGGCTGGACCAGTGCGCCCTCCCGGAGGAGGAGCACATGGCCGACGCCGCCTACGCCGGCCAGGTGGCCGAGGAGTTCCTCACCGGGCTGAAGCGCGCCGGCACCACCAGCGCACTCGTGTTCGGCGCCCACCAGGCCAGCGCCATGGACCTGTTCTTCGCCGCCGCAGACCGGTCCCAGTTGCGAATCACCGCCGGACTGGTGGTGGGCGACCGGCTACTCAAGGACGCGCTGCACACCACGCCCGCGACCGCCGTCGCGCAGGCACAGCACCTGATCGAGAGCTGGCACGGCCACGGCCGGCTGCGCTACGCCGTCACCCCGCGGTTCTCCCTGTCCGCCACCGACGAGCTGCTCGACGCCTGCGCGCAGACCTTCGCCTCCCGCGACGACCTGTACTTCACCAGCCACATCAACGAGAACCCTGCCGAGGTGGCCACGGTCGCCGAGCTGTTTCCGCAGGCCGCGCACTACCTGGACACCTACGACCGGCACGGCCTGCTCGGAGCGCGCTCGATCCTCGCCCACGATGTGCACCCCACGGCGCCCGAGCTGACTCGGATGGCCGAGACTGGCACCACCGTGTCGCACTGCCCGAGCTCGAACGCCTCGCTGGGCAGCGGGCTGTTCCCGATGCGTGCGCACCTGGACGCCGGAGTGCACCTGGCGCTCGGCTCGGACGTGGGCGGCGGCACCGGGTTCAGCTTGATGAAGGAGGGCTTGTTGGCGTACTTCGCCCAGCAGAACCGGGCCGACGGCGTCCCGCTCGCGCCCGAGCATCTGCTGCACCTGGCCACGGCTGCTGGGGCGCAGGCGCTCGGCCTGGACCAGGTCGGTCACCTGTCCGTGGGGATGGCTTTCGACGGCGTTCTTGTCCGTCCGCAGGACGGTTCCACCTTCGAGGTGGTGCTCCGGCATGCGGACAGCTCCAGCGATGCGCTCGCGAAGGTCTTCTCGCTCGGTACTCCGGCGGACGTTGCCGGGGTGTGGGTGAGTGGCGAGCAGGTGCACTAA
- a CDS encoding TetR/AcrR family transcriptional regulator, whose amino-acid sequence MSRELSSYHREVAATNRGMILDAALRLFLESGYDRTSLARVAEGAGVSKATLFKQFPTKAELFEATVLAAGGSPDAEPVDLPTGGFRAGLVALGRAYAEVLTRPRMVALMRTVIAESPRFPELRERTFDFGTLPVLATLGRYLRAEHAAGTADIEDPDVASAQFLGMIASAIFWPRLVHGTWSITDDEQLRAVDEAADTITARYAAPGDRTRQART is encoded by the coding sequence ATGTCACGCGAGCTCTCCTCGTACCACCGTGAGGTCGCCGCGACGAATCGCGGGATGATCCTCGACGCGGCCCTGCGACTGTTCCTCGAGTCCGGTTACGACCGCACGTCACTGGCACGCGTCGCCGAGGGCGCGGGCGTCTCCAAGGCGACCCTGTTCAAGCAGTTCCCGACGAAGGCCGAGCTCTTCGAGGCGACCGTGCTCGCCGCAGGCGGGTCGCCAGACGCCGAGCCCGTGGACCTCCCGACCGGGGGTTTCCGCGCGGGCCTGGTCGCGCTGGGTCGCGCGTATGCGGAGGTGCTGACCCGCCCTCGCATGGTCGCCCTGATGCGTACCGTGATCGCCGAGTCGCCGAGGTTCCCGGAACTGCGCGAGCGCACCTTCGATTTCGGCACGCTGCCCGTACTCGCGACCCTCGGGCGCTATCTTCGAGCGGAGCACGCGGCGGGAACCGCCGACATCGAGGACCCGGATGTCGCGTCCGCCCAGTTCCTCGGCATGATCGCGTCCGCGATCTTCTGGCCGCGCCTCGTGCACGGCACCTGGTCGATCACCGATGATGAGCAGCTCCGCGCCGTCGATGAAGCCGCTGACACGATCACTGCACGCTACGCCGCGCCCGGAGATCGGACTCGTCAGGCTCGGACATAG
- a CDS encoding dihydrofolate reductase family protein, giving the protein MAQVIVHATVTVDGFIADADGGIDWMFGRPSVPEDGAVVEKVIERIGAVVGGANKTQTIEDGEIPYGGMLKVPVYLMTHSDHEPIERDGVTYTFVVDDIAQAVESAKQAAGEKWVSLLGGSVSRQCLLLGLVDELHLDVAPVLLGEGVSLFAGLGRRIELERVETSAFASESHHRYRVLR; this is encoded by the coding sequence ATGGCGCAAGTGATCGTTCATGCGACAGTGACCGTCGATGGATTCATCGCAGATGCGGACGGCGGGATCGACTGGATGTTCGGTCGGCCCTCCGTCCCCGAAGACGGCGCCGTCGTCGAGAAGGTCATCGAGCGCATCGGCGCCGTGGTCGGGGGAGCGAATAAGACGCAGACCATCGAAGACGGTGAGATCCCCTACGGCGGCATGCTGAAGGTGCCGGTGTACCTCATGACGCACAGCGATCATGAGCCGATCGAGCGGGACGGCGTCACGTACACCTTCGTGGTCGACGACATCGCGCAGGCGGTCGAGTCCGCCAAGCAGGCGGCGGGGGAGAAGTGGGTCAGTCTGCTCGGGGGAAGCGTCTCGCGGCAGTGCCTCCTGCTCGGACTCGTCGACGAGCTCCACCTCGACGTGGCGCCGGTCCTGCTCGGCGAGGGCGTCTCGCTGTTCGCCGGGCTGGGGCGGCGCATCGAGCTGGAGCGCGTCGAGACATCGGCCTTCGCGAGCGAGAGCCACCACCGTTACCGCGTCCTGCGCTAG
- a CDS encoding PIN domain-containing protein: protein MSQLEPLPDQHQAAVLRQWMESGVLAGFAGRILPVSLEVALHAAHLHVPDPRPERDAYIAATAGVHGLTVVTRNLKDFQPTGVAALDPWAYRQ, encoded by the coding sequence ATGAGTCAACTCGAGCCCTTGCCCGATCAGCACCAGGCTGCCGTTCTGAGGCAATGGATGGAGTCGGGCGTGCTGGCCGGGTTCGCCGGTCGCATCCTGCCTGTCAGTCTCGAAGTTGCCCTGCACGCGGCGCATCTACACGTACCGGACCCCCGTCCCGAACGTGATGCTTATATTGCGGCGACTGCAGGCGTCCATGGCCTGACGGTCGTGACGCGCAACCTGAAGGATTTTCAGCCGACAGGAGTGGCAGCGCTGGATCCCTGGGCGTACCGCCAGTAG
- a CDS encoding LCP family protein, with amino-acid sequence MSTHTKRRSRTKLALVISLSLVAVLVVGAVAGALIIQHRLDSAMERFGDPFADLGTDRPTVPAPSEEESEDGDPVNILMLGSDSRISAGDPSQWQAGAQRTDAIMIASVSGDRESVTMMSIPRDSWVPIPGHGENKINAAYSFGGPALMIQAVEDLTDIRIDHMVVTDFESFQDITDELGGVEITLSQPLDVPGGATLDEGKHTLTGEEALAYTRQRHGLSGGDFSRMERQQNWMRAMLASAFDRDVLTNPVQLNDLLTVVAENVSVDEGFTIGEMRSLALSMRDIRPGDVNFISAPVLGTGWSPDGSQSIVNLDPDVLEEVSEAFAEDRIADYLEDNPEVEQLGSSVE; translated from the coding sequence ATGTCCACGCACACTAAGCGCCGTTCCCGCACCAAGCTGGCACTGGTGATCTCGCTCTCGCTCGTGGCAGTACTGGTGGTGGGTGCCGTGGCTGGCGCGCTGATCATCCAGCACCGGCTGGACAGCGCCATGGAGCGCTTCGGCGACCCGTTCGCCGATCTGGGCACCGACCGCCCGACCGTGCCGGCGCCGTCGGAGGAGGAGAGCGAAGACGGTGATCCGGTGAACATCCTGATGCTCGGCTCGGACAGCCGGATCTCCGCCGGCGACCCGTCCCAGTGGCAGGCCGGCGCGCAACGCACCGATGCGATCATGATCGCATCGGTCAGCGGGGACCGGGAGTCGGTGACGATGATGTCCATTCCGCGCGACTCCTGGGTGCCCATTCCCGGCCACGGCGAGAACAAGATCAACGCGGCCTACTCCTTCGGTGGGCCGGCCCTGATGATCCAGGCCGTGGAGGACCTCACCGATATCCGCATCGATCACATGGTGGTGACCGACTTCGAGTCCTTCCAGGACATCACCGACGAGCTCGGCGGAGTGGAGATCACGCTCTCCCAACCGCTCGACGTACCGGGCGGGGCAACGCTCGACGAGGGCAAGCACACGCTGACCGGTGAGGAAGCACTGGCCTACACCCGGCAGCGACACGGCCTCTCCGGTGGTGACTTCTCTCGGATGGAGCGTCAGCAGAACTGGATGCGCGCCATGCTCGCCTCCGCGTTCGACCGGGATGTGCTCACGAATCCGGTCCAACTCAATGATCTGCTCACGGTGGTGGCGGAGAACGTGTCTGTGGACGAAGGGTTCACCATCGGGGAGATGCGCAGTCTGGCGCTCTCCATGCGGGATATCCGGCCCGGAGACGTCAACTTCATCAGTGCACCGGTGCTGGGTACCGGGTGGAGCCCGGACGGTAGCCAGTCGATCGTCAACCTCGATCCTGACGTTCTGGAGGAGGTGTCCGAGGCGTTCGCCGAGGACCGGATCGCCGACTACCTCGAGGACAACCCGGAGGTCGAGCAGCTCGGCTCCTCGGTGGAGTAG
- a CDS encoding low molecular weight phosphatase family protein encodes MTTAGMPPYRILAVCTGNICRSPAVERLLGSALDASVEVRSAGTHALVGEPIHPPMATLLTAVGAAVDGFRATQLTESTVRQADLILTLTRHHRASVVDLWPGAVRRTFTLAELARALQLVDPAELPARASAAERLTAALPQAAVLRGQIVPTSPDADDVIDPYGRDEEVYREAFAAIREAVTSIADVAQGR; translated from the coding sequence ATGACTACAGCCGGCATGCCGCCGTACCGGATCCTCGCGGTGTGCACCGGCAACATCTGCCGGTCCCCAGCGGTGGAACGCCTGCTGGGTAGTGCCCTGGATGCCAGCGTGGAGGTTCGCAGCGCCGGAACTCACGCGCTGGTCGGGGAACCGATCCATCCACCGATGGCGACGCTCCTCACCGCGGTGGGTGCCGCCGTCGACGGCTTCCGCGCCACGCAACTGACCGAGTCCACGGTGCGCCAGGCGGACCTGATCCTCACCCTCACCCGACACCACCGCGCCTCGGTCGTGGACCTTTGGCCCGGCGCGGTGCGGCGCACGTTCACGCTCGCCGAGCTCGCTCGCGCGCTGCAGCTCGTGGACCCTGCAGAACTGCCGGCTCGGGCCTCAGCCGCAGAACGCCTGACCGCAGCACTCCCCCAGGCTGCCGTGCTTCGCGGACAGATCGTGCCGACATCACCGGATGCCGATGACGTGATCGACCCGTACGGGCGAGACGAAGAGGTCTACCGCGAGGCGTTCGCCGCCATTCGAGAAGCGGTCACATCGATCGCGGACGTCGCGCAAGGGCGGTAG
- a CDS encoding IS110 family transposase produces MFTERTSVGLDVHARSVVAAAIDGVTGEFFRTRLTPSHEEIRSWVNDLPGPAAVAYEAGPTGFGLYRHLMATGIRCEVVAPSKLQRPSGDRVKTDARDAVHLARLLRLDEFTAVRVPTVDEENARDLVRAREDARGDLMRARHRLSKLLLRHGLVYSDGRAWTGVHEAWLRRQRFESHALQLTYESDFEAVLTVQARRDRLNEAIAAMAADSEFTPIVRRLGCLRGIGDLTGLALAVEVGDWHRFTGNSIGSFVGLVPSEYSSGASRVQGSITKTGNTHVRRLLVEAAWHHRARYVIGKTIQDRWELAPPAARARGDAGNRRLHQRWNTFRERRKRHVVANVAIARELAGWCWSLAVLEE; encoded by the coding sequence GTGTTTACCGAGCGTACGAGTGTGGGGCTCGACGTGCACGCAAGGTCGGTCGTTGCTGCAGCGATCGATGGCGTCACGGGCGAGTTCTTCCGAACTAGATTGACGCCTTCGCATGAGGAGATCCGATCCTGGGTGAACGACCTGCCTGGCCCGGCGGCGGTCGCTTATGAGGCTGGCCCGACAGGGTTCGGGTTGTATCGGCATCTGATGGCGACTGGGATCCGGTGCGAGGTGGTGGCGCCGTCGAAGTTGCAGCGCCCCAGTGGCGATCGTGTGAAGACCGATGCCAGGGACGCGGTGCATCTGGCGCGGTTGCTCCGGCTGGATGAGTTCACCGCCGTGAGGGTCCCGACCGTGGACGAGGAAAATGCTCGTGATCTGGTCCGTGCTCGTGAGGACGCCCGTGGTGATCTGATGCGGGCTCGCCACCGGCTCTCCAAGCTGCTGCTGCGCCATGGGCTCGTCTATTCCGATGGGCGGGCCTGGACCGGCGTGCATGAGGCGTGGCTACGCCGACAGCGGTTCGAGTCGCACGCACTGCAGTTGACTTATGAGTCTGACTTCGAGGCTGTGTTGACGGTCCAGGCGCGCCGGGACCGCCTCAATGAAGCGATCGCGGCGATGGCCGCGGACAGTGAATTCACTCCGATCGTGCGACGCCTTGGCTGCCTGCGCGGGATCGGCGACCTGACCGGACTGGCCCTGGCGGTCGAGGTTGGCGACTGGCACCGCTTCACCGGAAACAGCATCGGCTCGTTCGTCGGCCTTGTCCCTTCGGAGTACTCCTCCGGTGCCTCCCGGGTCCAGGGCTCGATCACCAAGACCGGCAACACTCACGTGCGGCGGCTCCTGGTCGAAGCCGCCTGGCACCACCGAGCCCGCTACGTGATCGGCAAGACCATCCAGGACCGCTGGGAACTGGCCCCACCGGCTGCCCGGGCCCGTGGCGATGCCGGGAACCGGCGCCTGCACCAGCGCTGGAACACCTTCCGCGAACGCCGCAAGCGCCACGTGGTCGCCAACGTCGCCATCGCCCGAGAACTGGCCGGCTGGTGCTGGTCCCTGGCAGTACTCGAGGAATAG